The Dyadobacter sp. 676 DNA window AAGAATATTGTTTTAACGCTAACGTGTCCTAACGCGTATTATTAAAAATAGTTCTACAAAGCAAATTTATAAATGCGTATATTGAAATTACCCCTAAGGGGCAGTTTAGGTGCAGTTTGGGGGCAAAGTTGAAGTACTCCCTATTTTTAAGACCAGCGGTTGACTGTTTTTAATTAGAATTAAGCAGCATTTAGGTAAAGGTTCATGGGTTTCCTGCGACCGATGCCTTGATATTTTCTGCAATTGTAATGCTGGACAAAGCGGGCAATCCCGTGATAAAGGTCAAGGCTGTTTTTCTCAGGATTCAAATAGACGTACTTCTGTTTTATAGTTCGAAACCACCGCTCGATATGTGCGTTGTCGGTTGCTCTCCCTTTACCATCCATACTGATCCGGATCTTCAAATCACTTAATGTACTAACCCAATGCTCGCAGGTGTACTGTGCACCCTGATCGCTATTGATGATTTCCGGCTTGCCATGCCGAGATATTGTCGCGTGCAACAGCTCTGTCTGTGTTTCTTTTTCCAGACTATTAGATAGCTGCCAGCCGACAATATAACGGCTGTATAGATCCATAATGGCCGTCAGGTACATAAAGCCATGCTTCATGGGAATGTAGCTGATATCCAATGCCAAACCGCCCGGCGGCCCGGTTGGTTGGGGCGGTTGATCTCAAGATTCCTAAGCAAATACGGATGAATGTATTTCGCTTTTCCCAGGCGGCTAAGGTTACGTTTGGCGGGGCGGCCCATGCCGATAAATCGGCTCAATGGTCATTTTCCGTAGCAGACTCCGAATGCGTTTGACATTATAATTCATCCCTTTTTCTGCCAGCTCGTCTTGCATACCAAGCACGCCCAAAGTGGGATCGGACAAGAATATTTTGTCCATTACTTCCATCAGTGCCAAATTCTCTTCCGCGTCGGCCGATTTTTCACCAGCAAGCGGATAATACAACTGACTGCGGTTGACACTAAGAATCTGGGCTTGCCGTCGAATACTCAACGGATGACCATTGTCTATCAATGCCATGCGCTCCTTCATAGACCGGCTTTTTTCAAGCTTTTTTTAAAAAGTCGTTCTCCACCTGCAATTGGCCGATCTGCTTAAAGAGGTTGTCAATGTCAACTGATTCCTCGTCTTTGGACGGCTCATCTCCGAAAGCTTTTTCCGCTCGCTCCAAAAATTCCCGTTTCCAGGCAGATACCTGGGTTGGATGAATCGCCAGGCGACCCTGCTCAAATCTGGTCGCCAATTCGCTCAACGACTTTCGTTCTTTCAAGGCTTCAACAGCCACCATTGCCTTGAATTTTGCTGTGAATTTCCTCCGGTTTTGTTTCATTGTCTCATCGGTTTAATGTCAAGTTACTAAACTTAACGATGGCCTCAATTTCGGCGAGTATTACAAATTACCTTAAAGCAGGAGTTGTAATATGACTAACGATTTAGCTTTTAATAGGCTAATACATTTCCTACCTTCACATTCCCCCGCCTCCCAAGACGGCAAGCTAAGACGTTACTTTGCTTTTGTCACTGCCCCTAAAACACCCCCCAACTTGCCCCTTTCGGGTGATTGAAACCCGACGCGGAGAACCTCAACTTTGTCCTCCAAATAGTGCCTGCCAACGCTTGCACTGAGGACATTTTCCAAATTTTTTCCGCGAAGCCTTGCGTATGAATCATCTTTATCGATGGCTGGCCCTGAGTTGGCTAGCTACTACCTCCTATTTTAGCCTGGCACAGACTCCCACGGCCAATTACATTATCAGCCGCACCTATAAGCAGGCTGGCATTAACGAAAACCTGACTGGCACCAACTTTACTGCCACGGCCAATCAGGCTACCAGCCAGGTCTCCTACTTCGATGGGCTTGGCAAGCCGACCCAACAAGTTGCCGCTTTTGGAGCAGGGTCCAAGGCTGATATTGTCACAATAACCGAGTATGACGCGTTGCAACGACCCGTCAGGACATTTTTACCGACACCAATGGTGGACAACTTCGGGCGGGGGCGGATGTTAAAACCGCAGCTAAGGATTATTACACCAGTTCTACAAAGGTGTCGGCTCCGATTGCAGCTAATGCACAACCGGAAACGTTTTCAACTCAAACTTTTTACGAAAGTGCGCCGCTCAACCGAGTCACCGGAAGTAAAGCGCCGGGGGCTACCGGCAATTCCACGCAGTTCCATGGTGTAAACGTAGCCGACGAAGTCAAATACTACCGCGCCGTTGGCGCGGCTCTTACCGATATTGAATTGAACAGCACATATGCGGCTGGCGAATTGACTTATACGCGTACTGTTGACGAGGCAGGTGGCAGCGTGACCCAGTACCAGGATCGGCTTGGCCGGATCGTTCTTAAGCGGACACTTACCAACAAAATTGTTCAGGGGGTCCTTAAGGATGTTAATCTGGACACATACTATGCCTACGATGAGAAAAGTCAGCTTCGGGCTGTACTCCAACCTGGCTACCAAAGCGAAGCGGATTTGAGTCGGCACGCCTTCCTGTACCGTTACGACGAATACGGACGGGTGGTTGACAAAAAACTGCCTGGTAGCAACGCCGGCA harbors:
- a CDS encoding transposase, yielding MKERMALIDNGHPLSIRRQAQILSVNRSQLYYPLAGEKSADAEENLALMEVMDKIFLSDPTLGVLGMQDELAEKGMNYNVKRIRSLLRKMTIEPIYRHGPPRQT
- a CDS encoding transposase, with the protein product MKQNRRKFTAKFKAMVAVEALKERKSLSELATRFEQGRLAIHPTQVSAWKREFLERAEKAFGDEPSKDEESVDIDNLFKQIGQLQVENDFLKKA